From a single Miscanthus floridulus cultivar M001 chromosome 8, ASM1932011v1, whole genome shotgun sequence genomic region:
- the LOC136469315 gene encoding uncharacterized protein encodes MAPRTIEAAAAGTGAPATTEATMAGAGAPGTTEATMAAAGALGTTEAMMAGARAPGTTKADVIAVKAVTAQEQVAPLAARVKELEEELTRVAGERDAFRSRAGEATASESEAEVTRAAEASVAVQMVLETEIREHGALKGAARATCEALEVEGVQSGSSLGSRLIALSGQVHERLRGALHTGVKRTLAVIASHYVGVDLQAINDGYVLTDDDEEADEAVTKLLEAAEGPSMALATLFEEEVVPPPPSANARGPEP; translated from the exons ATGGCGCCCAGGACCATCGAGGCTGCTGCGGCGGGCACCGGAGCCcccgcgaccaccgaggccacgatggcgggggccggagcccccgggaccaccgaggccacgatggcggcggCCGGAGCCCTTGGGACCACGGAAGCCATGATGGCGGGGGctagagcccccgggaccaccaagGCTGACGTGATCGCG GTCAAGGCGGTTACGgcccaggagcaggtcgcccctctggcggcgcgggtcaaggagttagaggaggagctgacccgcgtggccggtgagcgggacgccttcaggtcccgggctggaGAGGCCACGGCCTCGG AGTCGGAGGCagaggtcacccgggcagccgaggcttccgtcgcggtgcagatggtgctcgagaccgagatcagggAGCATGGCGCGCTGAAGGGTGCCGCCCGTGccacctgcgaggccctagaggttgagggggttcagtcaggcagctcccttgggagccgtctgattgcactgagcggtcaagtgcatgagcggctccgaggagcgctgcatacaGGTGTCAAGCGCacactggccgtcatcgcctcgcactacgtcggtgttgacctccaagccatcaacgatggctacgtcttgaccgatgatgacgaggaggccgatgaggcgGTGACGAAGTTGttagaggcggcggaaggccctagcaTGGCGCTGGCaacgttgtttgaagaggaggtggtccctcccccgccgtctgcCAATGCCAGaggtcctgagccttga